The nucleotide sequence AGCATTTGTAGATATCACGGACATATTGGGAGCAGTCAACAGAAGAGAGCATTCCACCCCATCCATAGCTATCGCCAAGCATGGAATAGGCTACCGTCAGAATATTGTCGTATGTAAGCGGCAGATAACCGTCATGAATATTCTGATGTGTAGATATAAGGGCGAGCTTTTTGTCATACATGCCGTCACTATCCCGAACGGGAACCCAGACCGGATAATTATAATATAACGAACGGTTGGTCACGAGTTTATCGTAGTCTGACGGATCAGCCTTTTTTAGGACAGTGCCCATCGTAAGCATCAGACCGGATAGTTCAGGGCTGGTATTTGATTCTTCGAGAAATATTTTGCCGTCAGTAACCACTATGGCTTTATCGTCAGGAATCTGCCATGCTGAAAGCCATTCTGATTTACTTCTGCATACAGCGATGTCCTCTGACGGTATCCAGCCTGAAACACAGGAATTGTGGCAGTAATAATATTTCCCGTCTTCCGACTCGGCATAGATAGTAACGGGCTCACCTACACGGATTCCGGAATTCTGCAGATTGTCGAAATCATTATCTCCCGGGTCATCAGCTATGATCAATTCAGTCGGGAAAACCCTTATATCTGATCGGTGTACACAGATCCCGTATCTGAGCCTCTGGGAGTCAGTGGCATTGGGATCTTCGACATTTTTAACTATGTCCATGGCATATTGACCGGACACCGTATTTCCGTCTATATCATAATACGCGCCATCTAAAAAACCGGACATCTCGGACATTCCGGCTCTCCAGCGCGCGCGGTTCAGCGAAACTCCGTCGAAGAGGCTTCTCTCACCTATGAGGTTATTCATATTGCAGTTTTCTTCGTTAATGAAGCTTTCGTTTAATTTCTTTATTTCCGAAGCGTTTGCGAGAGCCTTATTATCACTGAATGATTCGGCTGTCCAGTATTGCGGTGACAGCATTTCATCCTTTACCTCAGGCATCAGGGTTACACCGGCAAATGTCTCAGTGCTGAACAGTACTGATATAACCAGACTTGCTGCGATGAGACTTTTTCTCTTTATTATCATATTCCCCCTCATATCCTCCTCTGATAATGCTTTAGATATTTTTTAATTATAAATATTATAAAAAATATATTCAATCGCAGATGCTTAATGCATCTGAAAAAGTGCATAGGCGGTATTATTTTCCGGCAGCATCCGCCACCTTGCTGCCGGATGCGTAATAATATGAAGTGGGAATTAGGGAAATAAGTCAGTATTTTCTTTAGGGTTGCATTTGTTGGGCTTGCAAATTGTAATAGTAGAAGCTTTTCTTGGTTGAAGTCTCAACTTTTTCCACAAAATATCCAACAGATACATACAGGAACATCATTTGAGCCTAAGGGAACTTGACAAGATAGAGATGATTCGTCAGATAGATGGTTTGTACCGACTTGATCATGCAGTAACAGCTACTCAAAAGGACATTCTTCAGGCATTTAATATGACAGCAGCAACCGTCAAGAAGGAAGCAGGTATAATCGCAAAAAGTCTGAAGATGATAACGGATTAAGGAGACGGTGCAATGGCTAGGAGAAAGGCTGATATATAATTAAGTCTGTTTATACAGGGTTGGAGGAACAAGTAATGGCACGATATACGTTTAAGGTTTACCCTGCGGGGCAGGGGAGAAAAATATATCGCACGATAAAAATATCGGGTAAAGAGACATTGGATAGACTATGTGAGTTCATTATAGTATCTTTTGACTTTATACATGAACATCTCTATGAATTCTGCATGGATAACAGGATGTATAGTGAAGATAGTTATCAGTATGATCCGGAAGATGATGCTCCATCAACTGATATAGCTATAGATAAGATAGGACTTGTTAAAGGACAGAACTTTTCATTGCATTATGATTATGGTGATGACTGGATGTTCACCATACATGTACAAAAAGTTGAGGATGAACTTAGCAAATCGGCACCAGAGTTGATTAAGTCTGTCGGTGTGTTAGAACAAGTATCCGGATTATGATGAATGGGATGAGGATGACGAAGATTTTTTAGGTGACGAGTGTTAATTTCTTAGGAAGTTAAGATAAATTCCATTGACTTTTAAGATATATAAGATTAGTATATATGTATATTAGTTCGAAAGATACGAACTAATAACAAAAGGAAATGAGGGCTGTATTATGATCATAATGAACCTGAAGGTTAATAATTTATTAGCATTCAAGGACTTTGAAGTTGATTTTTCATATCCTAAGAAGATTGTCGATTCGTACATTGAAAATGAACATTTAAGGAATCATCCCAACTTTAGATATAAGAAAGTAAATATTGTGATGGGAGCTAATGCTTCGGGAAAGACATCTCTTGGAAGAATGATCATGAATGCAGTTACTTTCATTGATACAAAACGCTTTGAATGTCTGACAGACTGTGTAAACGACACATCCTCTGATGCATTCCTTTCTTTGGATTTTGTCGGAAATGGTGAGATTCTTTATAATATGACAGTAGAAATAGCCCCTATGCAGGGTATGAAATATACTTCGGATAACCTCAAGGTAACTGTTTTGAAAGCGAGCATTGGAATTAGGGACAGTTATGAAAACTGTAGAGGAAAGTTTAAGGAAGTTTTGCCAAAAACAGGTGGGAATTATGCGCAGATACTTGATGAGATAGAGACACTTTCTTTTTGTTTTCAATATCCCGTGGATGCCGATGGAGAGTATAGACTTCACACTGTAAAAAAGCCTGTTGTCTACAGCAATATCATGGAGAAAATGCTGAGAGCTTTGGATCCTGCAATTGATAAGGTGGAGCCGCTTACAGAAGTTGATAATTCTTTTGTGATTAGAATGGGAAAGCGCTCATTTATACTGAAGGATGGTGAATTAACGAATCGGGCATATTTATCCAGCGGAACAAAGTCGGGCATTGCTGTGGCAGATATCCTGTATTCAATAAAGGAAGAAGGGCAGGGGCTGTACTACTGCGATGAAAAGTTTTCATATATTAATAGTGATATTGAAAAAGCAGCAGTTTCAGTTATGATCGAATGTCTTAAGGATAATGATCAGTTATTTTTCACAACGCATAATACGGATATGTTGGATCTTCCGCTTCCAAAACATTCATTTCTTTTTATGAGAAAAGATGCACTTGAACCCGGGCATTCTATTTCTTGTGTCAGCGCGTCTGCCTTTCTTAAGAGAAATACGGATTCTGTTCGTAAAGCAGTGGAAAATGATTTGATGTCGGTGGCACCCTCCACAGACTTGATCTTTGAAATTGGTGAAATGTAGGAGGATGTAATATGAACAAAATTGGAAGTTACATTCAATACTACGTTGAGGGAGAGGACGAAGAAAAGCTCATTTCAGTGCTTAAAACGGACCTTCATATGGTTATACCGGGTAAGATAAGTAAGTTTAATGCAGTTCAGAACAGGCTTACAAAAGCAAGGCTAATGAATCTGAGATCTGATACAACGGTGGTGTTGGTTTTTGATACAGATACAGGAAATATTGATATTCTAAATGAGAATATAAAAAAACTTAAATCTGCTTCTGCGGTAAGATCAATTATTTGTGTAACGCAGGTAAAGAATCTTGAAGACGAGCTGATAAGAAGCACAGATATCAAATATATGAGAGAGCTTACGGGCAGCAAAAGTAATTCTGGGTATAAGAAAGATCTGATAAAGACATCCAATCTGGCAATACTTTTAACTCGGCACGGATTTGAGATAAAATGTTTCTGGGCAAAAGAGCCGGATGGAGTTTTTGCAAAGATACCAAATGAGGCAAGTCTTATAAAGATTGAAAACTAAAAAACTAAAATGAAGCAGCTGCAAAATGATTCCTAAACCACGTTCCCTGAGCTCAGACAGCAGTTCTTAAAATACATTCCCACAGGGGGAAGGATTTTGGATGCAGGATGCGGCAGCGGAAGAGACAGCAAAGCTTTTCTTGATAATGGTTATGATGTCTTGTCTTTTGATGCATCAAAGGAAATGTGCAGGAGAGCAGCTGAATATATTGGCAGGGAAGTTATGAATCTGAGCTTTGAGGAAATGGATTTCAAGAATGAATTTGATGGAGTCTGGGCCTGCGCATCGCTTCTTCACGTTCCGATGGATGATCTGCCGGGAGTTATGAAAAAGATTTATCTATCACTAAAGAAAAATGGTGTGATATATGCTTCTTTTAAGTATGGCAACGGAATGACTGTCAGGGGAGAAAGGCAGTTCAGTGATTTTACGGAAAAGAGCATAATACCGCTTTTTGAGACAGCCGGCTTTCAGATTATAAATGTCGTTGTAGGCGGAGATTCAAGGCTCGGGAGAGAAAACGAAAAATGGGTCAATGTGTTGGGAATGAGCTCCGGGGGTGCGGTGTGTGGGGAGAAATGACCCTGGGGGACGGAGTTATAGGTTCATTTTGAAACAAAATGAACCTATAACTCCGTCCCCCAGGGTCATTTCTCCCCAGATAACTCCGTCCCCATGGGTCATTTTTTTTCCACACACGTCGCTATGGTCATTATATTTATATCACTTTTTGCAGATCTGATTTTTCTTTTGTTTAAAATTACCAATAAATATACAAATATAAATAAAAAAGGAAGAATTACAAAGGTATTAGTCCATAATCATTAGTTATCTGTTTGTTTAAAATGCATTATTATTAATTCATAAATTAATTGAAAGAGTTAAGGGATAAAAAGTTAGAATTAAAGAAAGAGGGTTAATTATGAAGAAAAGAATAATGGCACTTTTAATGACAGGCATAATGACAATTTCAGCTTTAAGCGGATGTGGTTCATCTGAAAGCGGATCAACCGGTTCAGCCGGGTCTGAATCATCAGAGGCAGCCGGTAATACGCTTTCTATAATGCTAAGCGGAACTGAATCTGATTCTTTTGTCGAGGGTTATAGAAATCTTATCGATGAATTCAATAAGTCCAATGAATATGGTGTAACAATAGAGCCGGAATTTTTGAGCACATCAGATTACAAGACAAAGCTTGCAACTATGATGGCATCAGATGCTGAGCCGGATATTATTTTTACTTACGAGCTTGGTTATCTTCAAAACTTTGTAGACGGCGGAAAGATCGTTGATCTGCAGGAATATTTTGATAAAGATTCTGAATGGGCCGCAAGTTTCAATGATGGAACTACTGATCAGGAAACCTATGACGGTCATATATATGGAGTTCCT is from Lachnospiraceae bacterium C1.1 and encodes:
- a CDS encoding ATP-binding protein — its product is MIIMNLKVNNLLAFKDFEVDFSYPKKIVDSYIENEHLRNHPNFRYKKVNIVMGANASGKTSLGRMIMNAVTFIDTKRFECLTDCVNDTSSDAFLSLDFVGNGEILYNMTVEIAPMQGMKYTSDNLKVTVLKASIGIRDSYENCRGKFKEVLPKTGGNYAQILDEIETLSFCFQYPVDADGEYRLHTVKKPVVYSNIMEKMLRALDPAIDKVEPLTEVDNSFVIRMGKRSFILKDGELTNRAYLSSGTKSGIAVADILYSIKEEGQGLYYCDEKFSYINSDIEKAAVSVMIECLKDNDQLFFTTHNTDMLDLPLPKHSFLFMRKDALEPGHSISCVSASAFLKRNTDSVRKAVENDLMSVAPSTDLIFEIGEM
- a CDS encoding SH3 domain-containing protein, with protein sequence MIIKRKSLIAASLVISVLFSTETFAGVTLMPEVKDEMLSPQYWTAESFSDNKALANASEIKKLNESFINEENCNMNNLIGERSLFDGVSLNRARWRAGMSEMSGFLDGAYYDIDGNTVSGQYAMDIVKNVEDPNATDSQRLRYGICVHRSDIRVFPTELIIADDPGDNDFDNLQNSGIRVGEPVTIYAESEDGKYYYCHNSCVSGWIPSEDIAVCRSKSEWLSAWQIPDDKAIVVTDGKIFLEESNTSPELSGLMLTMGTVLKKADPSDYDKLVTNRSLYYNYPVWVPVRDSDGMYDKKLALISTHQNIHDGYLPLTYDNILTVAYSMLGDSYGWGGMLSSVDCSQYVRDIYKCFNLELPRNTTWQAAMPVEKYDMENADRDTKKKFLDELAPGAILFFKGHEMLYLGHCGDNYYVISSVSSMLDPEGTEKARIRNIVINTLDAKRANGNLWLDDIYEAAVPYSPNPENLAKSISENSVSDDSVSGNNVSGTSVSSNCVSDDSVSANS